DNA from Nocardioides seonyuensis:
CCGCGGGCCTGGCAGGCGCGGCCTTCTTGGTGGGTGCTGACTTCTTGGGTGCGGGAGCCTTCTTGGTAGGAGCCGACACCTTCGCGGGCGCCGCCTTCTTCGCCGGTGCGGCGTTCTTCGCGGGCGCGGCCTTCTTCGCGGGCGTCGTCTTCTTCGCGGGCGCGGCCTTCTTCGTCGGCGTCGTCTTCTTCGCCGGTGCGGCCTTCTTCGCGGGCGCAGTCTTCTTCGCGGGCGTCGCCTTCTTCGCGGGCGTCGCCTTCTTCGCCGGTGCGGCCTTCTTCGCGGGCGCAGTCTTCTTCGCGGGCGTCGCCTTCTTCGCCGGCGTCGCCTTCTTCGCGGGCGCAGTCTTCTTCGCGGGGGCGGCCTTCTTCGCGGGGGCGGCGGCCTTCTTCGCCGCAGGGGTGTCGGTCGAGGCCGGGACGGACTTCTTGGCCGCGGCGCCCGAGCGACGTCCGATGACCTTCTTGGCCGCTGCGGCAGCAGTGCCGGCGAGTGACTTGCGAGCCATCGACGAGGCCTCCTTGGCCAGGCAGGTGGTGTGGCTGGCGCCACACGCTGGCAGGGAGGCTAGCCCGTGCCCGGGACGGCGACAAACCGGCTCGCCACAAACTTCGCGCCGGGTGCCGAAATGACAGAACGGCCGGCCCCCTGGGCCGGCCGTTCTGCTCGGATCAGCACACGATCAGTGGTCGTCCTCGCCGAGCACCGACCGCAGACGCTTGGGCGTCTGCGGGGCCTCGGTCGGAGCGGCACCCTCGCCGGTGGCGAGGGCCTCCAGCTGCTGGGAGAAGTAGGTCTTGAGGCGGCTGCGGTACTCGCGCTCGAAGGCACGCAGTGTCTCCACGTCGCCGTTGAGCTTGTCGCGCTCCTTCTCGAGATCGCCGAACATCTGCTGACGACGCTCTGCCGTCTCGGAGTCGAGCATCTGGGAGCGCTGGCGGGCGTCGGCCTCGAGGCGGTCCGCCTTGGTCTTGGCCTCGGCCTCGAGGCGCTCGGCCTTGGTGCGGGCGGCGCCCACGATCCGGTCGGCCTCGTTCTTGGCGTCCTCGACGAGCTCGTCGGCGTTGCGGGTCGCGATCTCCAGCAGTCGGGCTGCCGCGTTGGAGGCGTCGGCGACGTTCTGCACGGGGGCGGCCGCGGCCACGGGAGCCGGGGCGGGCTTCACCGGCTCGGGCTCGGGCTCGGGCTCGCGCTGGATCGGCGCGATCATCGGAGCCGGCTCCGACGCGGCGCCGCCACCGGACTGTGCGGCCGCGAGCTTGGAGCGCAGGTCCTCGTTCTCCTTGGTGAGTCGAGCGAGCTCGGCCTCGACCTCGTCGAGGAACTGGTCGACCTCACCCATGTCGTAGCCCTCACGGAGCCGGACCGGTGTGAAGCGCTTGTTGCTCACGTCCTCAGGCGTCAGTGGCATTGACCTCACCCAAACTTTCAACATCGATGGCTCTTCTGACCGTGCTGTCAAGACAATAGCGCCCGGGGGCGCGCAGGGCACACAGTGACCCAAGTGGCTGGTGGTTCATCGCAGGAAGATGATCGCCACGACCTCCAGGAGGAGGTAGGCCGCGATCATCACGATGAGGAAGCTGAGGTCGAGGGCGAAGGACCCGATGCGCAGCGGAGGGATCACGCGACGCAGGGCCAGGATCGGCGGATCCGTCGCGCTGTAGACACCTTCGAGGACCACCAGAAGGACGCCGTGCGGCTCCCAGCGGCGCGCGAAGACCTGCACCCAGTCGACGATGAAGCGGAGCCAGAGCAGCCCGATGAACACCCACAGGATCCCGATGAGGACCTGGCCAATGATTTCCACGATCAGCTCTGGTTGAAGAAGCCATCCTCGGCGATGCGCTCCTTGTCCTCGGCCGCGACCGTGACGTTGGGCGGCGAGAGCAGGAAGACCTTGTTGGTCACGCGCTCGATCGAGCCACGCGTGGCGAAGATCAGCCCGGCTGCGAAGTCCACGAGGCGCTTGGCGTCGTTGTCGTCCATCTCGGAGAGATTCATGATGACGGGCGTGCCGTCCCGGTAGTTCTCGCCCACCAGGCGCGCCTCGTTGTAGTTGCGCGGGTGCAGCGTGGTGATGCGACTCAACTCGGCGACGACTCCTGGCTGGACTCCCTGATGGACACTGACCGGACGGCGGCGCTCAGCCAGGTCTGCCACAGGGGCTGGGCGGCGCTCGCGGGGCCTGTCGGCCCGTGGGTCGACCGCGTCGTGGGCGGCGGTCTCGAAGTCACCGTCGTAGTCGTCGTAGTGGCCGGTGTCCTCGAGCAGGCCGAGGTACTCGCCGATCTTGCGCATCGCGCCGCTCATGAGACAGATCCTCCGGTAGACCGGGCGCCCGGGGTCGGACACCACTGGGTTGTTGTGGACATTACTGGACCGAGGGCCTCGGACCGAGGACCGCGGAGCCGACACGCACGTGTGTCGCACCGTGCGCGATCGCCTGCTCGAGGTCCCCGCTCATCCCCGCCGAGAGCACGGTCGCTCCGGCGTGGGTGCGCAGCAGCTCGTGGTGGATGCCTGCGAGACGTTCGAAGGCGCGCGCCGGCTCCTCGCCCAGTGGCGCCACCGCCATGAGCCCCCGGAGGTCCAGCGCCGGGGCGTGTGCCACCGCCTCGGCGAGCTCTGGCAACCGGTCAGGGTCGGCCCCGGAGCGGTGGTCGGCACCCGGTGGGTCCAGGCTGACCTGGAGCAGCACGTCCAGACGGTGACCAGCAGCGTCGGCACCTCTCTGCAGCCCGGGGACGAGCTTGACGCGGTCGACGGACTCGACCACGTCGGCGTACGACGCCACTGCCGCGGCCTTGTTGCTCTGGAGCCCTCCGATGAAGTGCCAGCGCAGCCCGAGGTCAGCGCACTCGGCTGCCTTGGCCTGTGCCTCCTGGTGGCGGTTCTCTCCCACGTCGGTGATCCCGAGCTCGGCGAGGTGCCGCACGTCGGAGGCGGGGAAGAACTTGGTGACGACGACGATGGCCACGTCTGCCGGGTCACGACCCGCGGCCCGGGCCGCGCCGTCGATGCGGTGTCGTACGGCGTCGAGGTTGGCCTGCAGCTCTTCCCGCCGCTGCCCCGGGTCGGTCACGACATCCACACCAGCCCTGCCATCCGGCCGGAGGCCGTCCCGTCGCGCCGGTGGGAGTGGAGCCGGTCGTCCTCGAGCGTGCACAGCCCGACGTCACGCACTTCGACGCCGGCCCGGTCGAGCTGGGCGCGGACACCGGCGCCGAGGTCGAGCGCGGGTGTGCCGTGCGCGGACGTGGCACGGGTCTCCGGCACGAGCGCCGAGACGTCGGCGCGCATCTGCTCGGGCACCTCGTAGCAGCGGCCGCACACGTGGGGGCCGATCCAGGCGGTCAGCGAGGTGGCGCCCAGCTCGCGCATGCGATCGACCGTGCGGGTGACGACGTCGAGTGCCACCCCCTGGCGACCGGCGTGGGCGACACCGACCACGCCGTTCTCCGGGTCTGCGAGCAGCACGGGCACGCAGTCGGCGACGCGGACCATCAGGCCGACCCGACGCAGCGTCGTGACCTGCGCGTCCGCCGTGGGCACCTCGTCGAGCGGACCGTAGGTGGGCTCGTCCTCGACCACGAGGACGTCGTTGCCGTGCACCTGGTCGAGCCGGGCGAAGCGGATCCCCAGGTCGGACTCGAGGTGCGACAGCGCCGTGGCGAACCCCGGTCTCCTGCCCTGCAGGTCGAGCGAGGAGTCGGTGAAGGCCACGTCCACCCTGGACGGGGTCGACGCGGCCTCCAGCGAGTCGCGAAGGACGAACACCTACTTGAGGAAGTCCGGGACGTCGAGGTCGTCGTCGTCGAACTGAACCTGCCGCGGCGCGGGACGGGCCTGCGCGGGCTGGCTCTCCTGGGCCGGAGCCGTGGCCCGGACCGCCGGAGCGGGCTCGGCCGGGCGTGCTGGCTGCGCCGGGACGGACTGCCTCTGGGCCGCGAGCTTCTGGGCAGCTTCTCGGACCTGCTCCTGCGTCTGCACCGGAGTGGCGCGCAGGCCGCTCCCCTCCACGCGACGCTTGGGCATGCCGCCGTCGAAGCCGGCGGCGATGACGGTGACCCGCACCTCGTCGCCCAGGGCGTCGTCGATGGTGGCTCCGAAGATGATGTTGGCCTCGGCGTGGGCCGACTGCGACACGAGCGCAGCGGCCTCGTTGATCTCGAAGAGGCCGAGGTCGGACCCACCTGCGATGGAGAGCAGCACGCCGTGTGCACCCTCGATGGAGGCCTCGAGCAATGGCGAGGAGACGGCCATCTCGGCTGCCTGGACGGCGCGGTCCTCACCCCGGGCGGAGCCGATCCCCATCAGCGCGGAGCCCGCGTTCGCCATCACGGACTTCACGTCCGCGAAGTCGAGGTTGATCAGGCCCGGCGTGGTGATCAGGTCGGTGATGCCCGAGACGCCCTGGAGCAGCACCTGGTCGGCCTGCTTGAACGCGTCGAGGATCGACACGCTGCGGTCGGTGATCGAGAGCAGCCGGTCGTTGGGGATCACGATGAGGGTGTCGACCTCCTCGCGCAGCTGGCCGATGCCCTCCTCGGCGGAGTTGGCTCGGCGGCGACCCTCGAAGGCGAACGGCCGGGTCACGACACCGATGGTCAGTGCGCCGAGCGAGCGGGCGATGCGCGCCACCACCGGAGCACCGCCGGTTCCGGTGCCACCGCCCTCGCCCGCGGTCACGAAGACCATGTCGGCGCCCTTGATGACCTCTTCGATCTCGTCGGCGTGGTCCTCGGCGGCCTTGGCGCCGACCTCGGGATTGGCACCCGCACCGAGGCCGCGGGTGAGCTCGCGGCCGATGTCGAGCTTGACGTCTGCGTCGCTCATGAGCAGGGCCTGGGCGTCGGTGTTGATCGCGATGAACTCGACGCCCTTGAGGCCGACCTCGATCATCCGGTTGACGGCGTTGACGCCGCCACCACCGATGCCGACGACCTTGATGATCGCCAGGTAGTTCTGCGCTGCTGCCACGGGTCCGGGACCTCTCGTGTGGGGGTGGAAGTGCTGCTCTGGTCACTGCCTCCGACCCCGGCGGAAACCCTAACCGTGAGCCTGAGGGTTATAGTTATGTCAACCTCGTGATGCCGGAGACGATAGGCACGGACGCGTCCCGGATGCTGCCGACACGCCAGAGGGCGATCGGATTTCCGTGCCTTCTCCTTCGCGCCAGCCCGCACCCTGGCGGCGTACGACGTCACCGTCACCACCCTGGCGGCAGACGACAAGGTTCCGGCCCATCCGGTGTCGTGTGCCGCCACCCTGGGGCAGGGCGGTGTCGTGTGCCGCCAGCCTCAGCGGGCGGTGGGACTGCCCGGGACGCTCACGTCGAAGATGCGCCCCTTCTCCCCCAGCAGCACGGCAACGACCTGCGCCTTCTGCTGCGACTCCTCGGCGCTCCCCCACAGCACCTCTCGCCCGTCACGCAGGACCAGGGTGATCTGGTCGACGGTCTCGACCTGGACGTGGTCGACCTTGGGTGCGAGCTCTGCGGGCAGCGCCGACACGACGGTGGCGGCCTCCTTGAGGGCGTCGGTGCCGGTCGAGGAGAGTGCGCGGACGCGCGGCATGCCCGGAGGGACCTTGGGGTAGTCGCGGAAGACGACGCCGTCGGGGTCGAGACCGCGGATGCGTCCACCGAGCTCGACGACAGCGATGGCGGTTCGCTCGGTCACCGCGACCTGGACGGTGTCGGGCCAGGCGCGGGTCACCTCGACGTCCTTGACCTCGGCCATCGAGCCGACCCGACGTCGGGAGCGGTCGAGGTCGACGAGCGCGAGCTGCTCCCCCACGGTCACGTCGGCGACGCGGCGCACGTCCTGCTCGGAGAGGTAGTCGACACCGGACACCTCCACCTTGGTGACCGACAGCACGCTCGAGAAGAGGAGCAGCCACACGGCGGTCCCGGCGAGCACCAGCACGAGCACCAGCGCCACGGCGTAGCGCAGCGACACCCACCGCCGGGCCCACTGGCGACGGGCGAAGCGCCGGCGGGTGCGCTCGGTGGCACGGTCGTCGGTGGCACGATCCTCGGTGGCGGTCAACGCTCCCCCAGCAGGTCCAGCACTCGGGGCCCGACGGCGGTGATGTCGCCGGCGCCGAGGGTGATCACGACGTCACCCGGCCGAGCCCTGCGCACGAGCTCAGCGGGTACGTCGGCCTGGTCGGGCACGAACGCCACGTGATCCGCGGCCAGTGGAACCGCGTCTGCCACGGTCGCCCCCGAGACGGAGGGGTCGGGGTCCTCCCGGGCCACGTAGACATCGAGCACGACGACCTCGTCGGCGGCACCGAGCGCGATGCCCATCTGCTCACCGAAGATCCGGGTGCGGGAGACGAGGTGGGGCTGGAACGCCGCCACCACACGGCCCTCGCCCGCGACGGCCCTCGCCGCCTGAAGGTCGCCCGCGATCTCCACCGGATGATGGGCGTAGGAGTCATAGACACGCACCCCTGCGGCCTCCCCCTTGAGCTCCATCCGGCGGCCCGTCCCGGTGAACCCGGCCAGTCCCCCAGCCAGGTCGTCGAAGGCGAAGCCCAGGCGCAGCCCCATCGCGAGCGCAGCCGCGGCGTCGAGCACGTAGTGCCGTCCGGGGATCCCCAGCCGGAGCTCGCCGAGCATCTCTCCGTCGCGCTGGATCCGGCAGCGTGAGGTCGTGCCGTCGAGCACCAGGTCGAGGATGCGCAGGTCGACCCCGTCGCTCTCACCGACCGTGACGACCTCGCGACCGTCGAGCCGGGCCGCCTCGGCCAGCCGGGCAGCTCCGGCGTCGTCGCCCACGCACACCAGGAAGCCGTCGCGGTCGAGCGTCTGCACGAAGTCGTCGAACGCCTGGTGGTAGGCCTCCTCCGTGCCCCAGTTGTCGAGGTGGTCGGCCTCGACGTTGGTCACCACGGCGGCATGCGGGCGGTAGACGAGGAAGGCGCCGTCGCTCTCGTCGGCCTCCGCGACGAACAGGTCGTCGGTACCGGCGTCGGCGTTGCGCCCGGTGGAGGTGAGCACCCCGCCGACGGCGTACGACGGATCAGCACCGGCCGCGAGCAGGGCGCAGGTGAGCAGCCCAGTCGTGGTGGTCTTGCCGTGCGTGCCCGCGACGGCGAGCACCCGCTGGTCCGCCATCACCGCGGCGAGGCCGGCGGAACGCGGCAGGACCCGCAGGCCGCGGCGGCGTGCCTCCAGGACCTCGGGATTGTCCTCGCGGGCAGCGGTGGTGACGACGAGGGTCTCGGCGTCACCGACGTGGGCCGCGTCGTAGCCCAGGTGACAGGTCACGCCGAGCTCACGGAGGGCAGGCAGGAAGGGGGTGTCCTGGTCGTCGCTGCCCGAGACCGGCAGTCCTCGCGCCGCCATGATGCGGGCGATCGCGGACAGCCCGGCACCGCCGATGCCGACGAAGTGGACTCGACCGAGCTGGTCGGCAGGGAGGATGTGCTCGGGGACCGGGATCCTCACAGCGGCCTCGTGCCCCGAGGGGCTCCGACCGACTCGACGATGATGCG
Protein-coding regions in this window:
- the murC gene encoding UDP-N-acetylmuramate--L-alanine ligase, which encodes MRIPVPEHILPADQLGRVHFVGIGGAGLSAIARIMAARGLPVSGSDDQDTPFLPALRELGVTCHLGYDAAHVGDAETLVVTTAAREDNPEVLEARRRGLRVLPRSAGLAAVMADQRVLAVAGTHGKTTTTGLLTCALLAAGADPSYAVGGVLTSTGRNADAGTDDLFVAEADESDGAFLVYRPHAAVVTNVEADHLDNWGTEEAYHQAFDDFVQTLDRDGFLVCVGDDAGAARLAEAARLDGREVVTVGESDGVDLRILDLVLDGTTSRCRIQRDGEMLGELRLGIPGRHYVLDAAAALAMGLRLGFAFDDLAGGLAGFTGTGRRMELKGEAAGVRVYDSYAHHPVEIAGDLQAARAVAGEGRVVAAFQPHLVSRTRIFGEQMGIALGAADEVVVLDVYVAREDPDPSVSGATVADAVPLAADHVAFVPDQADVPAELVRRARPGDVVITLGAGDITAVGPRVLDLLGER
- a CDS encoding cell division protein FtsQ/DivIB — encoded protein: MTATEDRATDDRATERTRRRFARRQWARRWVSLRYAVALVLVLVLAGTAVWLLLFSSVLSVTKVEVSGVDYLSEQDVRRVADVTVGEQLALVDLDRSRRRVGSMAEVKDVEVTRAWPDTVQVAVTERTAIAVVELGGRIRGLDPDGVVFRDYPKVPPGMPRVRALSSTGTDALKEAATVVSALPAELAPKVDHVQVETVDQITLVLRDGREVLWGSAEESQQKAQVVAVLLGEKGRIFDVSVPGSPTAR
- the pgeF gene encoding peptidoglycan editing factor PgeF, which translates into the protein MFVLRDSLEAASTPSRVDVAFTDSSLDLQGRRPGFATALSHLESDLGIRFARLDQVHGNDVLVVEDEPTYGPLDEVPTADAQVTTLRRVGLMVRVADCVPVLLADPENGVVGVAHAGRQGVALDVVTRTVDRMRELGATSLTAWIGPHVCGRCYEVPEQMRADVSALVPETRATSAHGTPALDLGAGVRAQLDRAGVEVRDVGLCTLEDDRLHSHRRDGTASGRMAGLVWMS
- a CDS encoding DivIVA domain-containing protein; translated protein: MPLTPEDVSNKRFTPVRLREGYDMGEVDQFLDEVEAELARLTKENEDLRSKLAAAQSGGGAASEPAPMIAPIQREPEPEPEPVKPAPAPVAAAAPVQNVADASNAAARLLEIATRNADELVEDAKNEADRIVGAARTKAERLEAEAKTKADRLEADARQRSQMLDSETAERRQQMFGDLEKERDKLNGDVETLRAFEREYRSRLKTYFSQQLEALATGEGAAPTEAPQTPKRLRSVLGEDDH
- a CDS encoding YggS family pyridoxal phosphate-dependent enzyme is translated as MTDPGQRREELQANLDAVRHRIDGAARAAGRDPADVAIVVVTKFFPASDVRHLAELGITDVGENRHQEAQAKAAECADLGLRWHFIGGLQSNKAAAVASYADVVESVDRVKLVPGLQRGADAAGHRLDVLLQVSLDPPGADHRSGADPDRLPELAEAVAHAPALDLRGLMAVAPLGEEPARAFERLAGIHHELLRTHAGATVLSAGMSGDLEQAIAHGATHVRVGSAVLGPRPSVQ
- the ftsZ gene encoding cell division protein FtsZ; the encoded protein is MAAAQNYLAIIKVVGIGGGGVNAVNRMIEVGLKGVEFIAINTDAQALLMSDADVKLDIGRELTRGLGAGANPEVGAKAAEDHADEIEEVIKGADMVFVTAGEGGGTGTGGAPVVARIARSLGALTIGVVTRPFAFEGRRRANSAEEGIGQLREEVDTLIVIPNDRLLSITDRSVSILDAFKQADQVLLQGVSGITDLITTPGLINLDFADVKSVMANAGSALMGIGSARGEDRAVQAAEMAVSSPLLEASIEGAHGVLLSIAGGSDLGLFEINEAAALVSQSAHAEANIIFGATIDDALGDEVRVTVIAAGFDGGMPKRRVEGSGLRATPVQTQEQVREAAQKLAAQRQSVPAQPARPAEPAPAVRATAPAQESQPAQARPAPRQVQFDDDDLDVPDFLK
- a CDS encoding TraR/DksA family transcriptional regulator, whose product is MARKSLAGTAAAAAKKVIGRRSGAAAKKSVPASTDTPAAKKAAAPAKKAAPAKKTAPAKKATPAKKATPAKKTAPAKKAAPAKKATPAKKATPAKKTAPAKKAAPAKKTTPTKKAAPAKKTTPAKKAAPAKNAAPAKKAAPAKVSAPTKKAPAPKKSAPTKKAAPARPAARKATSVPKAAPATKAVTAVDTAVTKKTAPAKKGKRATPSSLVVLPGESPWTKAELNEVVRDLNDHEARLTELVEEAEKELAGLMRDAGDGAGADQADMGATSFERDHELTVVANEREMLAQTHHALERIEDGTFGVCESCGEPIGKMRLMAYPRATLCMTCKQREERR
- a CDS encoding cell division protein SepF, whose product is MSGAMRKIGEYLGLLEDTGHYDDYDGDFETAAHDAVDPRADRPRERRPAPVADLAERRRPVSVHQGVQPGVVAELSRITTLHPRNYNEARLVGENYRDGTPVIMNLSEMDDNDAKRLVDFAAGLIFATRGSIERVTNKVFLLSPPNVTVAAEDKERIAEDGFFNQS
- a CDS encoding YggT family protein is translated as MEIIGQVLIGILWVFIGLLWLRFIVDWVQVFARRWEPHGVLLVVLEGVYSATDPPILALRRVIPPLRIGSFALDLSFLIVMIAAYLLLEVVAIIFLR